The window CTTGACAACTGAAAGATAGAAGTAAGAGCAGCAaactaaataacaattttcCATTCCTGATGTCTCTCCATGCTCGTCAACCAATGCTGGGACTTGAAGCATTTGTTCAGCAGTCTGAAGCCTGGTGGCCCTGGCTTCTGAGGAGCTTGTTTGAACTGCATCTTCAATGTTCTCGATGCCCCAGTAAAGATTTGAGATGATAGATTGTTCCAAGAATTCCAAAAACCCAGGTCTCTGGTTTCTTAGCTTGGAGGTACATCTCAATTTGACAGCAGTCCTAGCCTCAGCATTGCTCAAGAATTCATGAATATACTGGTTGATAGAAACAACAAGACCCCTAATGGAGTTCAGGTCCACTCGCTCATTTTCACAAACAGGTAGTGGACATTGAGtggtagaagaagaagaagaagaagcaatgGGAATGCAGCTTTTGGACATGGCGGTCTCATGAAGAGCAGAATGCACTGAAACAATAAACAAGAGAgatgaaaaccaaaatttatctctGTTGCAGAGAATTGAAGGTCGGGAACAATTTCCCGTGACAATTCCagccaaaatccaaaaattccGAATTGGGCCCTCAAGAACTTCCTTCCTGCTACAGACAAACTGTTGACCTTCGCTTCTATCATGGGTACATTTCCTGGTTCTCTCTTGGATTCACTCGATCAATAAATTACCATTTAAATTTGGCATCATGCAATTGTGAAACTAAAACACTGttccaaattccaaatcaTTTTAAGAACAACAAGTGAAGAACACGAACCTTTTCGTCCTGTGGGTGTTTATAATAAACACCCAGCTGCTCAGTTTCCAAGAGAATCCAAGTGGGTTCTTGagatttttggattttgtgtGTAATCTTATAGCATGGGActgttaatattttagaatccTGAACCAAAAACAGTACAATGGTTAAAAGGGTAGAGTAGGAGGGATTGGAAAATGGCAAAGATTGTTGTTTTTTTGGGGAAAAAAGACACATGGACTGAGCTTTGAAAGCTAATCTCTGTaccatatttttgtttggatatGCCATTGTTTGCTGTCATGAAAAGGAGAATACATGAAACCAGCCACACTATCCTCTCCTTCTATTGTCTTATTATCTctatttcttcctcttcttcttttcctttcttcattttttgtatttctatattttatgaattcaATATGCAtcattgtttccttttttctttttcctctaaaTTTGtccaaaactaaatatattcGGGTTTGGATTGGTTTAAAGcctttgaaatttaaaaaagaaaaccgaCGTCAATTTGTACTTTTCTCAAACCTACACTAACTTACTTCAACCCTCATTATCTCCAATCAACCACCGTTGATCGGATCGATTTTGATAggttagtttaattttttgatCTATCATACCCATCTTTAATTATATCTACCAAGTTGGAGAACTAACaacacaatttaaataatattgatgtCTTAATATCTACCATACAAACAAcatatctatttatttaagatATGTCCAAACAATGGTGAAATAGGAAGAAGGTTGTTATccatatttgaaataaagatATGAGAATGACGTTTTTGAATATATTGTCTTTAAAATGTAGTAAGAAGGCTTTGAGTGTCAAATAAGGTTTGATTAACCTTTTAAATCTTAAGAGAGGCAAAATCATTAGTAGGTTAAATAAAGTAACTAGGGTTAATTATGATTGgtctttaaaattcaaaattataatgatagatttttaaattttaagttttaagaaTTAGATTTTGTTGTAGTGATTTTAGATCAAATGGTATAATTGacatttataaatgataaattgtCACAAACCAAAAGTAACAACTAAAAACCGACATTGACCTAGAAAATAAGTTGGCTTTGAGTGAAGTCGAAGCTAGTAGCCTCGATGTAGGTCGAGACCAACCCTAGGCAAACATGAAATCAAGCATACTTCTTGGCACGATAGGATAGGTTATCAACGTTGTTtgacatttaaattaaataatagtaacATGTTTTCTCTCTACTCTTTCCATCATCTCTTCATCTGCTTCTTTaatcattaatttataatatcatatcaatatttaaaataacaatataaaaacaattaattatatatcattttaaaacttgcaATTAAattgctaaatattttttgaaaaaaagagagagagaaaaatgaaaaaagaaaaggtgagaTTGAAATTGGAGGGTGGAGATTAGATGAGAGGATGAGGGCCACAAAAATGTCACGGgagcaaaataaaatgatataatgtGTTGGTCCAATTAATGTTGCAAACTCTCACATGCATTgaaaaagagagggaaaaaaaacccTTATTTGTGAGGTTTTAGTATTGGAGGAAGTGACATTTTGCCCCCACACTTCTCCTCTTTCCCACTTAAATATTGAACCCTAACCACTCTCTAATCCCTATCATCTTTACGATCATCTCACTCCCATTTTGTATCTTTCTATTTGCTTCCTACGATTAATAGTATGGTAGCCAACCATGGATTTAATAGTTGAAAACACTTACGGTCATAATTTGAGTCTCTCAAACATGAagtgagttataatagttcACTCCTCTACTTAAAATTGATGATTTCAAAAGTGACacttattgaaattatattcacttgtttgaagtttaaaaatcCGTGTTGGATACAAAAAGTTGCAAGATGGAGTTTTCTTGATAAGGGAGTACTCGTTGAACCATAACTTGTTATATTCACGTTATTATGGtaatgtatttttatatatatacactttatttttatatatatacactttattttgtatgatAATACcaataattaatcatttaaagGGGTGGGGCATTTACAATAAATGAATGGAGAGGTAAAGAAGATTATTATTTTCGTAGGTGCATGTGTTGCCGttggataaattttatatggaaaaagaaagaatgacaTATTATAAAGTCTAGAGTATTACATTAAGCTCAAAGTGAgtacattttgatttttggtaTAGATAATTGGGCCCTCAAAaggattaattaaattatatttaactttcaaaatagCTTAGAAAGTACTTAAAGCTAACCTGAAGTGTGGAACACACCATCCAAAAGCAAAATTACTTCAATTACATTTCAAAAAGTtaagttgaaaatatattcTCTTAAGAACAGATACATTAGTCCAAGATAATCAAATCATATCGTACACGTTGTTGATCTACGTGAAACAATATAAGATATGAATGGTAACTCTTCACTAAACTTGAAATAACAGGAGCAAATTTATTCATAGTCTAATCAATATAGGTTGAAAACACAACTCAATGGCaaagtttttaaatacttttagaaGTAAAGCCAAATGCCACGTCACGAACTCATAGTAAAAAGACGAAAATACCGCTAGTTAATAAGATAACTTAAAAAGGAAGAGTTGAAGACGTGGATGGATGGTTTGGGTTAGTTTAAGTTGGGAAATAGATAATGAAATGAGATAGGGATGGAGCCGGTGAGCATGTGTACCTAAGTAAACATACATTGGTAGATTGGGCTAAATTAGGAAACAAAGCAGGCCTGGCCCAGCGTTGAATGCCCCATGGGCCCATTTCTACACTGACCGGTTGCTGTCTCTGGATTTGGGCCAAATCCAGCCTCTCGTTCTTTCAAGTTTATGACGTCATCCACAGTACCCACAACACCAcacaacattatttttattcctaccaaaaaaataattgatttacCATCCTTGCCCCGATCTCAATGCACACATCTTTCTACATTCCCATCTTTCATCATTTGTatcaactaaataaataaatattttataaaacaaacaataaagatTGACCACATCACAAATTTTGATAGACAATCTGGTGTGATGTACGAAATTAGATAATGTATATAATgtatttaagtatttttcataatttatacTACGCAACATATTCTACCGTTAagatttcttttgaaaatgactCATGTATCACATTTACTGATCCATTTGTGCAACAATATGACATTTGAAAAAGTTCGCACATGTGGCATGcatgaataattttaaaggcagtcttaataaaatattttaaattagtttactTGTGAtaatttaagtatttaaacatcacataattaataaattataaattggtAAACTTACtaaatgtcggttttaaaattgatacTACATAATTTTATctgttaaaatattaataaaagcaCCAAACTAAGGAAagttattaaactaaactacttttatattcaaattttcaattaaacatttgaagaaCACTAAAGATTTAATTTATCCAACcctaatttaaaagaaaaattaaataaaagaagaatatatattttttattagctaaaatttagaaatagattattttttctgctatttattataattttataataaagaaaagcatttatccaaataaaagaaaagaaaaaaaggaagaaaagagaaagtacGTTGAGGACGTAGAATAAGAAAGGAGACAAGAGAAAGGAAGATCCCCCATGTGCGGAGGTTGAAGGATCCAACGGCTGATGTGACAAGAACGGGGAAGCAGATGCACGGATAAGATCCTCTGCCACTGCCACGTCGTTTCAATCGGCCCaccatattattttctaatagaCCCTTAACCAATCACATGACTCCACGTGCTAAACTTAGTCAAAATACACGCTCTTTCCTTCGTCAATTCAGTCAAACAGTTGTTACaccatttattttagttgggTTCGgatgtttttgtgttttctttatgTTAACTCTTCCATTTTCTAGCTGGATCTCAcatcatttttattctaaaataaacaacttttaaatattatttttgtattttatctttattcaattttaatttaaatcttactcgcattaaaaaaaactaaaatttattctaTGAATAAGAACTATAATATGTGTTGCATATTGAATTGAATGTGTACATGCTACACGTTATTTTGTGTGGATATTCATTGCATTGAATCATCGTTCAAAGCACTTTATATTTGATTGCGATTCATCCACAATGTCAAATGGTTCCAAGTTATAAAGTTCATTTATTCTTCGATACACAAATTTGTCTAGACCACAACTATAAAAACAATAGGTCTATATGATATCTCACcaagagttttctttttcgaaTTTACTAAAACACCTCGTATTATTGGAGATATTGTCTTtcattatttacattaatcatgattatctatttttctaaCTAATTGACAACTTTGATCACATTCTTAGCAtgtctttaaacttttttaaaaaaaaaaaattgaaataagatCACATTGTAAGATTGTACTTTAAAAGGAAACTAATATACTGCTTCCCAAACTTGCTAGTAAAAAATTTCTACCACATTAActttataagttttaatttctccAACCACCATAAACTCAAGCAAATTAATAACCAAAAGAAAACCAGTGGGTATAGTACGTCCTTAAATAGCagaatgaaatttataaacaataaagtaatgaaattatataaacaataaaaggAAGAAGTTACTAATTCAAAAGATCAAAATGGTTGAATATTATTCCATAAAGAGTTATTTGTTAGTGTTATTTTTCGAATTAAATTGAGAATAGATGAATTGGCATACCATTCATAGCATGACTTGAATAAGACAATAGTTAGTCTTCCGAAGGTATAAAGacaatatgtataaaaaaaataaacaaataaaggagagaagaaataaatggAAGGTGGGAAACCCTAATAGAGGGAAGGGGATGAGGTCCGTGACAAAGAAGATTGTGGCATTAATAATTATGAGAGGATGTCAGAGTCTTCATCAATACACCAAAACACAATaacaatacaatacaatacaatGCCAAAATTGAAGTGCATCCAAACCTTAcacaaaaatacaattaaatttcTGCTCCGAACCAATTTCGGATAGTGGAGTTGGTCGTATATGTCTCACCACCCAACCCATAATTATTCAATcacttttttacaatatatactTTACTTGATCATTAACCATATGAATTTGTAATGTTATCCAGTCATCTTTGCATGCAAACTTGAAGGAATcactttttatgataatttaacCCACTCAACCATTCATATAACTCAAATCACTCCATACTATCCTGATTTTCTATCCTTATAATTTTCAAGTCATCAAAATATCAATGCCAATGGatcaaaccaaaaataatttaacacactttatcatttttaaataaactatttattattgtatttgaaCTAGTGATATTgtattgttaaattttatgttttttgtatttttatatgatttaatATCGTTTTTCTTTCATGTCAAACAAGTGACAAATGTGGATGGAAACACGAACAATAAATATCTAGACGTGGTAATTCAATCAAAAATaacatttagtttttattataaaaacgAAAAGGATTGTGGgtaatgttttaaaagaaaagaaaaatcaatgtCAAATTTAATTGCTGCGAAGAAAagagtttattaattaagaaggAAATTGTTATGCAATCAGACAATTAAAACGTTAttgtgaatattttgtttggtaTTAAATTGGATGAAGTGAAGAGATCAACCAAAACATGTCATGTCTCCcttttcaaacaattatatatatatatattatccaAGACATACTTATGTCTTCTATtgaatttccatttctttttcttttttttttccaatattaTGTTTTCTACATATCCGTGGGATTTTCTTTGGCTTATATTATATCTCAACAAATTTATGTgccaaatttattattttcttatatttatttcttatgtattgtcatttttcaaatatatatcaatataattattaactgCTATGACCatattataaaatcaatatagaaaaacttaTTAATGCCTGTCATTCATTTAGTGAACTAAATGACAAAAGATTAAATCAATCGGGAAGTCTTACGTACAAAAGGTTCTTACtcctaattaaatttgtatgaaaaaaaGGGAAGTAATTTTAACTATTCTTCTAGTTTTGAATGACGCTAATTGTAGGttgtaattataaataatattaaacaaagTTTAGAAGGCATtgttctaaattataattttaattttatcgtACTAAAATATAAAGTCAAGAGATATAATATGGTAAATCTCAATTAGAGTTGGTATTCTAAGTTCACTTTTGATAATTTCTATAAACTATTCAATAAAACACATGTATTTTGTGGGTTTTACTTAGAGCgatcattttgttttgtatttgtgtttattttataaacgACCTTCACTTATTTGTTAGTGTAGTGTTGCATGATTTTACATGCACTAACTCAGAGCTTTTAGGTAATAGGTGTGGGGTCTATTTTGTTAACAAGATTGAGTTAAATGGATAGATAAAGATGTAAATAGAAGAGAAGTAAATATTGAGATTGAGAAGTCTATATTggaaaaagatatttaaaataaaaaacgagTAGGATCGTTTGATAACATGCTATCTCTggtttttgttcttgaagttgtCCGTTTTTGTAAATGTTGAAGAATTTGTAGTTTAGCCAGGTTGAGGGTATATGATGTTTTGATTGCTTGTTTGGATAGTAGAAGGCTGGAGTGTGGGTCTTTGGGGGTTATCTCCTCTATTGTTGATGCTGCattcttatttcttaaaaacagaaaaagctatataataatattagggataaatatatattaaaaaggttaaggagaagagaaggaaaCCAAAGCACAGACTGTCTTCTTCATCCTACTCTGTCTCCTCTCTCCATTTTTATTCTCAACTTCATTTTTGTCTTCTATTCCTCTCTCTTCACTTCCCACCGATGCTCCAAATACCCAACGCCGCCGATGACGACGACATGGACGACGGTATGAAGTGCACTTACCATCCTTATCGGACCAACCAAGGAGGGATCTGCGCTTTATGTCTTCAAGAAAAGCTCGGCAAATTAGTCTCTTCTTcccctcttcctcttccaccttcctcttcttcttcttcttcctctgcCTCTTTCAGATCTGATTTTGCCGCCGCCCGTCACTCTGCTCTTTCCTCTCTTCAATTTCCCCCTCAAAATAGAAATCACTGCCACGATCACGCCGCGCCGGCGAGGACTCGAATCCCCTTTCTgtcgaagaagaagaagaagcagccGGAGATAGGTTTCCGCCGGAGTAAATCCACTACCACTCCGGCTAGAGGGAAATTTCTGGATCCTTATCACGCTGAAGATTACAGCCCTAAGAACAGAGGATGGATTTGGTCACTGTTTGATCTTTCTACTAAATCCCATTCAACGAGAAAAATCGATCATGGGGGTTTGCGAGAAAGTTCGAAGATCGCGTCTTTACCAACCGCCGCGACGTCGGAGAAGCTGAAGGGAAAATGCACGCAAACATCTAAAGATTTCTGCAACACCGGCACGGCGGAGGACGACGACGGAGGTGGAGACGATAGTCCGTACAGTAGTCAAGCTTCTGCTTCAGTCTCGTCGTTTGAACGGAAGGTTTCAAGATCCAGATCCGTCGGGTGCGGCAGCCGGAGTTTCTCCGGCGACTTCTTCGAAAGAATCACCGGTTTCGGCGACT of the Cucumis sativus cultivar 9930 chromosome 3, Cucumber_9930_V3, whole genome shotgun sequence genome contains:
- the LOC101205873 gene encoding uncharacterized protein DDB_G0271670, yielding MLQIPNAADDDDMDDGMKCTYHPYRTNQGGICALCLQEKLGKLVSSSPLPLPPSSSSSSSSASFRSDFAAARHSALSSLQFPPQNRNHCHDHAAPARTRIPFLSKKKKKQPEIGFRRSKSTTTPARGKFLDPYHAEDYSPKNRGWIWSLFDLSTKSHSTRKIDHGGLRESSKIASLPTAATSEKLKGKCTQTSKDFCNTGTAEDDDGGGDDSPYSSQASASVSSFERKVSRSRSVGCGSRSFSGDFFERITGFGDCTLRRVESHREGKPKINPTAVATVPDGNDCLKERVKCGGIFGGFMIQTSSSSSSASSSYWVSSSSGEEGRFQQATYGQAGRSKNKGWAFASPMRAFTKPSSSSSEGKRESSEKNSTPNLDAIPSLLAVRI